Proteins encoded in a region of the Tumebacillus sp. BK434 genome:
- the rlmD gene encoding 23S rRNA (uracil(1939)-C(5))-methyltransferase RlmD, which produces MAKPKLQVPVEKNQYIELDITGLGHEGEGVGKYEGFTVFVPRALPGERVKAKVIRVQKTYANGRLIDVLQGTDSRTEPPCPIFHRCGGCHLQHMTYEAQLKHKRQTVVDALTRIGKLEGVTVHETLGMDKPWQYRNKAQVPLGEIDGRLAVGFYAPRTHDIIEMQSCDIQHAYNDEIVHTTKEILQELAIPHYEEETGRGLVRHIIGRAGFHTGETMLVLVTNGRKIPNRDVLIDRLRARIPHLVSIVQNINMEKTNVIFGKETLTLWGKDTITDTIGDIKFDISARSFFQVNPVQTEVLYGKALEYANLTGTETVIDAYCGIGTISLFLAKKAKQVYGVEIVPEAIEDAKKNAALNDISNAHFAVGEAETVIPKWYRDGVRADVLVVDPPRKGCDEQLLATIADMKPERVVYVSCNPGTLARDLRYLEDNGYKTVEVTPVDMFPHTFHVEAVVWMARK; this is translated from the coding sequence ATGGCGAAACCGAAACTGCAGGTACCTGTAGAGAAAAACCAATACATCGAGCTCGACATCACCGGCCTCGGCCACGAAGGCGAAGGCGTCGGAAAGTACGAAGGCTTTACCGTTTTCGTGCCGCGCGCCTTGCCGGGCGAACGCGTAAAGGCGAAAGTGATCCGCGTGCAGAAGACCTACGCCAACGGGCGGCTGATCGACGTACTCCAAGGCACCGACAGCCGCACCGAGCCGCCCTGCCCGATCTTCCACCGCTGCGGCGGCTGCCATCTGCAGCACATGACCTACGAGGCGCAGTTGAAGCACAAGCGCCAGACGGTCGTCGACGCCTTGACCCGCATCGGCAAGCTGGAAGGCGTGACCGTGCACGAGACCCTGGGCATGGACAAACCTTGGCAGTATCGGAACAAGGCGCAAGTGCCGCTCGGGGAGATCGACGGTCGTCTGGCTGTAGGCTTTTACGCGCCGCGGACGCACGACATCATCGAGATGCAGAGCTGCGATATTCAGCATGCCTATAATGATGAGATTGTACATACGACAAAAGAAATTCTGCAGGAGCTGGCGATCCCGCACTACGAAGAAGAAACGGGTCGCGGCTTGGTGCGCCATATCATTGGACGGGCAGGCTTCCATACCGGGGAGACCATGCTCGTGCTGGTGACGAACGGCCGGAAGATCCCCAATCGGGACGTGCTGATCGACCGCCTGCGCGCCCGGATTCCGCATCTGGTGAGCATCGTGCAGAATATCAACATGGAGAAGACCAACGTCATCTTCGGCAAAGAGACGCTGACACTGTGGGGGAAAGACACGATTACCGATACGATCGGGGACATCAAGTTCGACATTTCCGCGCGATCTTTCTTCCAAGTCAACCCGGTGCAGACCGAAGTGCTGTACGGAAAAGCGCTGGAGTACGCCAACCTGACCGGCACCGAGACCGTGATCGACGCCTATTGTGGCATTGGAACTATTTCTCTGTTCCTGGCGAAGAAGGCGAAGCAAGTCTACGGCGTGGAGATCGTGCCGGAAGCGATTGAGGATGCGAAGAAAAACGCTGCGCTGAATGACATTTCGAATGCCCACTTCGCTGTGGGCGAGGCAGAGACGGTGATTCCGAAGTGGTACCGCGACGGTGTACGGGCCGACGTGCTGGTCGTCGACCCGCCGCGCAAAGGCTGCGACGAGCAATTGCTGGCAACCATCGCGGACATGAAGCCGGAGCGTGTGGTGTATGTGAGCTGCAACCCCGGTACGCTGGCACGTGACCTGCGCTATCTGGAGGACAACGGGTATAAGACAGTGGAAGTGACGCCGGTGGATATGTTCCCGCATACGTTCCATGTGGAGGCGGTCGTATGGATGGCTCGAAAATGA
- a CDS encoding VCBS repeat-containing protein has product MEFAVIPDYLYGASVRVNGKWLGIVEERPVKFRIGDVKAFTLLVEVSPLQSDPTGDVTAVPFARVIKIKDGAIVPPEVEPDGALHVRKTAQGHELHFVYPKVEVLGQGLETLLVPKQTESADFDHDGRLDVAETFATNLRGHVRVRSATGRILLQEVYPDNELHIAAADLNRDGRPDLLIFWRGALDEPLLQLWDGADGSISTFAGFTGIRRTARAETLLEKKVQTPFREWVELYRFQPVPHESPQFKLVRTEDRTLQRADVEGETLEAFLSSFEAGDRKGAMLYLTKGTPLPELNFYAHEIDRVNGGNLSAMVYHWIEPGYYDEEHVLAFDLVRQPDAVSEWKIKSIQRRVHGR; this is encoded by the coding sequence ATGGAGTTTGCGGTGATACCGGATTATCTCTATGGCGCGTCGGTGCGGGTGAACGGGAAGTGGCTTGGGATCGTCGAGGAGCGCCCGGTGAAGTTCCGGATCGGAGACGTCAAGGCGTTTACGCTGCTGGTGGAAGTGTCGCCGCTGCAGAGCGACCCGACGGGCGATGTGACCGCCGTGCCGTTTGCGCGGGTCATCAAGATCAAGGACGGTGCGATCGTGCCGCCGGAGGTGGAGCCGGACGGGGCGCTGCATGTGCGGAAGACGGCGCAGGGCCATGAACTGCATTTCGTCTATCCGAAGGTGGAAGTGCTGGGGCAGGGGCTGGAGACGCTGCTGGTGCCCAAACAGACGGAGTCGGCCGACTTCGACCATGACGGGCGGCTCGATGTGGCGGAGACGTTTGCGACCAATCTGCGCGGACATGTGCGGGTGCGGTCGGCGACCGGGCGGATTTTGCTGCAGGAAGTCTACCCGGACAACGAGTTGCACATCGCGGCGGCCGATCTGAACCGGGATGGCCGGCCCGATCTGCTGATCTTCTGGCGCGGGGCGCTGGATGAGCCGTTGCTGCAGCTCTGGGACGGTGCGGACGGCTCGATCAGCACGTTTGCAGGCTTCACCGGCATCCGGCGTACCGCTCGGGCGGAGACGTTGTTGGAAAAAAAGGTGCAGACGCCGTTTCGGGAATGGGTGGAGCTGTATCGCTTCCAGCCCGTGCCGCACGAGTCGCCGCAGTTCAAACTGGTGCGCACTGAAGACCGCACTTTGCAGCGCGCCGACGTGGAGGGGGAAACGTTGGAAGCGTTCCTCTCGTCGTTCGAAGCGGGTGACCGCAAAGGGGCGATGTTATACCTGACAAAAGGGACGCCGTTGCCCGAGCTGAATTTTTACGCCCATGAGATCGACCGCGTGAACGGCGGGAATCTGTCCGCCATGGTGTATCATTGGATCGAGCCGGGCTATTACGATGAGGAGCACGTTCTGGCGTTCGATCTGGTCCGCCAGCCCGATGCGGTCAGCGAGTGGAAGATCAAGAGCATCCAACGGAGAGTTCATGGCAGATAG
- a CDS encoding Lsa family ABC-F type ribosomal protection protein, with amino-acid sequence MSLIKVTNLTFAHDGSYDNIFENVSFQIDTDWKLGFTGRNGRGKTTFLNLLLGKYEYSGTISATVSFEYFPFHVEHKENHTIDVVADIDPDFEHWQLLRELSLLHVSEDVLYRPFESLSNGEQTKVMLAALFLKENRFLLIDEPTNHLDLHARKLVSDYLNQKSGFILVSHDRAFLDNCVDHVLSINKTNIEIQKGNFSDWWENKERQDNFEMAENDKLRKDIKRLSEASKRTSGWSHEVEKTKNGTRNSGSKVDKGYIGHKAAKMMKRSKSIEKRQQSAIEERSQLLKNVESSESLKISQISYHKQQLVEFDRVSIQYGEREVCRDVSFSVEQGDRIVLSGSNGSGKSSLLKLICGEEIPYSGTLRIGSQLKISYVSQDTSHLRGNLSDFARNCGIDESLFKANLSKLDFSRVQFEKDIASFSGGQKKKVLIAKSLSERVHLHVWDEPLNFVDVISRMQIEELLLEHSPTILFVEHDSEFCKQIATKIVELKD; translated from the coding sequence ATGTCATTGATCAAGGTAACAAACCTGACGTTTGCTCATGACGGCAGTTACGACAACATCTTTGAGAATGTTAGCTTTCAAATTGATACCGACTGGAAGTTGGGCTTTACGGGGAGAAACGGCCGGGGCAAGACCACGTTTCTCAATCTGCTGCTGGGGAAGTACGAATACAGCGGAACGATTTCGGCCACCGTCAGCTTCGAGTACTTCCCTTTCCACGTTGAACACAAAGAGAACCATACGATCGACGTCGTTGCCGACATCGATCCGGACTTTGAGCATTGGCAGCTTCTACGCGAGCTTTCGCTGCTGCATGTGTCGGAGGACGTGTTATACCGACCGTTCGAATCGTTGTCCAACGGAGAACAAACGAAGGTGATGCTGGCCGCCCTGTTTTTGAAGGAAAACCGTTTTTTGCTCATTGACGAGCCGACCAACCATCTGGATCTGCACGCTCGGAAGCTGGTCAGCGATTATTTGAACCAAAAGAGCGGGTTTATTTTGGTGTCGCACGACCGGGCGTTTCTCGACAACTGTGTGGATCACGTTCTTTCGATCAACAAGACGAATATCGAAATCCAGAAGGGGAATTTTTCCGACTGGTGGGAGAACAAAGAACGACAGGACAACTTTGAGATGGCCGAGAACGACAAGCTGAGGAAGGACATCAAGCGGCTGTCCGAAGCGTCCAAGCGGACGAGCGGTTGGTCGCACGAAGTGGAAAAAACGAAAAACGGCACCCGCAACTCCGGCTCCAAGGTCGATAAAGGGTACATCGGTCACAAGGCTGCCAAAATGATGAAGAGGTCCAAATCGATCGAGAAAAGACAACAATCGGCGATTGAGGAAAGATCCCAATTGCTTAAAAACGTTGAAAGCTCGGAAAGCCTGAAAATCTCTCAAATCTCGTATCACAAACAGCAATTGGTCGAGTTTGACCGCGTTTCGATTCAGTACGGTGAGAGGGAGGTTTGCCGCGACGTCAGCTTTTCGGTGGAGCAAGGAGATCGCATTGTGCTGTCTGGTTCGAACGGTTCAGGTAAATCCAGCTTGCTCAAACTGATTTGCGGCGAGGAAATTCCTTATTCCGGCACGTTGCGCATAGGGAGCCAGTTGAAAATATCATACGTTTCGCAGGACACCTCACACTTGCGGGGCAATTTGTCGGACTTCGCCAGAAACTGCGGGATTGACGAAAGCCTGTTCAAAGCGAATTTGAGTAAACTCGATTTTTCGCGCGTGCAATTCGAAAAGGACATCGCTTCTTTTAGCGGCGGTCAGAAGAAAAAGGTGCTGATCGCGAAAAGCCTCTCCGAGCGGGTACATTTGCATGTTTGGGACGAACCGCTCAATTTTGTCGACGTTATTTCCCGGATGCAAATCGAAGAGCTGCTGCTGGAGCATTCTCCGACCATCCTTTTTGTGGAGCATGACAGCGAGTTTTGCAAGCAGATCGCGACCAAGATTGTGGAACTGAAAGACTAA
- the gatC gene encoding Asp-tRNA(Asn)/Glu-tRNA(Gln) amidotransferase subunit GatC: MSITRQDVEHIANLSRLTLTEEEKVKMAETLGKILDFAGELQALDVTDVAPTTHSMPLQNVLREDAARPWLTQDEALSHAPDQANGQFRVPAVMEG; encoded by the coding sequence ATGAGCATCACACGGCAAGATGTTGAACATATCGCCAACCTGTCGCGCCTGACGTTGACAGAGGAGGAAAAAGTCAAGATGGCCGAAACGCTCGGCAAAATCCTCGACTTCGCAGGCGAGCTGCAAGCGCTGGACGTGACAGATGTCGCCCCGACCACCCACTCGATGCCGCTGCAAAACGTGCTGCGCGAAGACGCAGCCCGCCCGTGGCTGACCCAAGACGAAGCGCTGTCGCATGCACCCGATCAAGCGAACGGACAATTTCGTGTGCCTGCGGTGATGGAGGGATAA
- a CDS encoding diacylglycerol kinase gives MRRPRARLIYNPSAGKEALRNHLPDVLDILEQGGLEVSCAMTHGANDAILAARQASAEHFDYVIAAGGDGTINEVVNGLSTLDYRPTLGILPAGTTNDLGRALGIPRDLKKACEIIVHRHAMEMDVGQIGDDGYFINIAGCGRLTELTYEVPSKLKTHLGQLAYYVKGLEKLPGLKTIHLEIDSPDFAYEGKAMLCLIANSNSVGGFEKLAPNAKLNDGLFDVILIKQVSLPELITLARMAMKGDHTNSDRVIYFQTDSLTISSPELVELNLDGEFGGHLPQTFRCLKHHLKVLVAPPADNGRLLLP, from the coding sequence ATGCGGCGACCGCGTGCAAGGCTGATCTATAACCCCAGCGCCGGCAAGGAAGCGCTGCGCAACCACTTGCCGGATGTGTTAGATATTTTAGAACAAGGCGGCTTAGAAGTTTCCTGCGCGATGACGCACGGCGCGAACGACGCGATCCTCGCGGCGCGCCAGGCTTCGGCCGAGCATTTCGATTATGTGATCGCAGCGGGCGGGGACGGCACGATCAACGAAGTCGTCAACGGCCTGTCGACGCTCGACTACCGCCCGACGCTCGGCATCTTGCCGGCGGGCACGACCAACGATTTGGGACGGGCGCTCGGCATTCCCCGCGATCTGAAAAAAGCCTGCGAGATCATCGTCCATCGCCACGCGATGGAGATGGACGTCGGCCAGATCGGCGACGACGGCTATTTTATCAACATCGCCGGCTGCGGGCGGCTGACCGAGCTGACCTATGAAGTGCCGAGCAAGCTGAAAACGCACCTCGGGCAGCTGGCCTACTACGTCAAAGGGCTGGAAAAACTGCCGGGGCTGAAAACGATCCATCTGGAGATCGACTCGCCCGATTTTGCGTACGAAGGCAAAGCGATGCTCTGTCTGATCGCCAACTCCAACTCGGTCGGCGGGTTTGAAAAACTCGCCCCGAACGCCAAACTGAACGACGGACTGTTCGATGTGATCCTGATCAAGCAGGTCTCCCTGCCCGAGCTGATCACCTTGGCGCGGATGGCGATGAAAGGCGATCATACGAACAGCGACCGCGTGATATACTTCCAGACCGACTCGCTGACCATCTCCTCGCCGGAGCTGGTCGAACTGAACCTCGACGGCGAATTCGGCGGCCATCTGCCGCAGACATTCCGCTGCTTGAAGCACCATTTAAAAGTGCTGGTCGCGCCGCCGGCAGACAACGGGAGGCTGTTGCTGCCATGA
- a CDS encoding Cfr family 23S rRNA (adenine(2503)-C(8))-methyltransferase codes for MRPTSKYEMIRRMLSDFKQPAYRYAQMMNAIFKQNVGEYERMTLLPKFLRDELTRMLGPNVCSIVPVKELTSQQVSKVLFAIAGDERVEAVRLTYERGWKSYCISTQCGCGFGCRFCATGTIGLKRNLTADEITDQLLHFRLNGHALDSVSFMGMGEALANPNIFEAMTILTDPQLFGLGHRRITISTIGLLPGIDKLTREFPQVNLTYSLHSPFDDQRSELMPINDRFPVRDVLEALDRHIRHTGRKVYIAYTLLQGVNDSTEHAEAVAELLRGRGPGEHLYHVNLIPFNSTEVMPDSYRQSDTNRLKAFVRILKSKGISITVRTQFGSDINAACGQLYRSE; via the coding sequence ATGAGACCAACCTCGAAATATGAAATGATTCGGCGCATGTTGTCCGATTTCAAGCAGCCCGCGTATCGGTATGCTCAGATGATGAACGCGATATTCAAACAAAACGTCGGCGAATACGAACGGATGACCTTACTGCCCAAATTTTTGCGCGACGAGTTGACCCGGATGCTTGGTCCGAACGTCTGCAGCATCGTTCCGGTAAAAGAACTCACGTCGCAACAGGTCAGCAAGGTGCTGTTTGCCATTGCGGGCGACGAACGCGTGGAGGCTGTACGTCTTACGTATGAGCGGGGGTGGAAATCGTATTGTATTTCCACGCAGTGCGGCTGCGGATTCGGGTGCAGGTTTTGCGCCACCGGTACTATCGGCCTGAAACGAAATCTGACCGCGGACGAAATTACCGATCAATTGCTGCACTTTCGCTTGAACGGCCACGCCTTGGACAGCGTCTCCTTCATGGGCATGGGGGAAGCGCTCGCCAACCCGAATATTTTTGAGGCGATGACGATTTTGACCGACCCGCAGCTCTTTGGTTTAGGACATCGGCGAATTACGATTTCCACCATTGGCCTGCTGCCGGGGATCGACAAGCTGACACGGGAGTTTCCCCAGGTCAATCTCACCTACTCGCTGCATTCGCCGTTCGACGATCAGCGAAGCGAGCTGATGCCGATTAACGACCGATTCCCAGTCCGCGACGTGTTGGAGGCATTGGATCGGCACATTCGGCATACAGGGAGAAAGGTGTATATTGCGTATACTCTGCTTCAAGGAGTCAACGACTCAACGGAGCATGCGGAAGCGGTTGCCGAGCTATTAAGGGGAAGGGGACCTGGGGAACATCTCTACCACGTGAACCTGATTCCCTTCAATTCGACCGAAGTGATGCCAGACAGCTATCGTCAATCTGATACGAATCGGCTGAAAGCGTTTGTTCGGATCTTGAAGTCAAAGGGGATCAGCATCACGGTCCGAACTCAATTCGGATCGGACATTAACGCGGCATGTGGGCAGCTATACCGCTCCGAATAA
- a CDS encoding cyclodeaminase/cyclohydrolase family protein, whose amino-acid sequence MTRTRTGRFVDEPFPNLCDWVAHPDVPSPAGGTVVAACSALAASLAELILRVTKNRLDKKGERTERVDELLTEAAALRVRLLDYGEGDVYEAQKIIQGERNACVRKDVGSPAKIAGTIVKVLRLGNELAPMVGIALHSDVRVIAYLAHAGVMGITEICYANIRLAGGADDELMARIERWRTEAAELRDSILSRTT is encoded by the coding sequence ATGACGAGGACGCGAACCGGGCGTTTTGTCGATGAGCCGTTCCCCAACCTCTGCGACTGGGTCGCGCACCCCGACGTGCCAAGTCCCGCGGGCGGCACGGTCGTGGCGGCTTGCAGCGCGCTTGCGGCATCGTTGGCCGAGCTGATCTTGCGCGTGACGAAAAACCGCTTGGATAAAAAGGGCGAGAGAACGGAGCGCGTGGACGAGCTGCTGACAGAAGCGGCAGCGCTGCGCGTCCGCCTGCTCGACTACGGCGAAGGTGACGTGTATGAAGCGCAGAAGATCATCCAAGGCGAGCGCAACGCCTGCGTGCGCAAAGACGTGGGCAGCCCGGCGAAGATCGCGGGTACGATCGTCAAAGTGCTGCGGCTCGGCAACGAGCTGGCCCCGATGGTAGGGATTGCGCTGCACAGCGATGTGCGCGTGATCGCGTATCTCGCCCACGCCGGGGTGATGGGCATCACCGAGATCTGCTACGCCAACATCCGCCTCGCAGGCGGCGCGGATGACGAACTGATGGCCCGCATCGAGCGCTGGCGCACCGAAGCGGCCGAACTCCGCGACAGCATCTTGTCGCGCACCACGTAA
- the gatA gene encoding Asp-tRNA(Asn)/Glu-tRNA(Gln) amidotransferase subunit GatA, which translates to MSLLDASIRELHTKITRKELKPSELVSASLERIRATDDKVKAFLHVNGEQALAAARKMDEAMPADAGLLFCIPGAIKDNMNTKGLPTTCASKLLANYVSAYDGTAVAKLQAAGGISVGKTNMDEFAMGSSGENSGFFPTRNPWDLERVPGGSSSGSAAAVAAGQVLFALGSDTGGSIRQPAAYTGTVGLKPTYGLVSRFGLVAFASSLDQIGPFTRTVEDSAIVLQAIAGHDPLDSTSANVELPSYLEALTGDIKGLRIGLPKEYFEAGLDPAVRGQIERAIETLEGLGATFGEVTLPHTKYAVATYYLLAPAEASSNLARFDGVRYGVRAEADNLIEMYKKTRGEGFGDEVKRRIMLGTYALSSGYYDAYYLRAQKVRTLIKQDFDSAFADFDLILSPTAPTTAFKFGENVDDPLTMYLNDIYTIPVNLAGIPAISVPCGLANGLPVGLQLIGKAFDESTLLRAAHAFEQAAGFTARPAL; encoded by the coding sequence ATGTCGCTGTTAGACGCGTCGATACGCGAACTGCATACCAAGATCACCCGCAAAGAGCTCAAGCCGTCCGAACTGGTCAGCGCCTCCCTCGAGCGGATCCGCGCGACGGATGACAAGGTGAAAGCGTTCCTGCACGTTAACGGCGAGCAGGCGCTGGCCGCCGCGCGGAAGATGGACGAAGCGATGCCGGCAGATGCAGGCCTTTTGTTCTGCATTCCGGGCGCGATCAAAGACAACATGAACACGAAAGGGTTGCCAACTACCTGCGCTTCGAAGCTCCTCGCGAACTACGTGTCGGCGTATGACGGCACCGCGGTCGCTAAGTTGCAGGCGGCCGGCGGTATCTCGGTCGGCAAAACGAACATGGACGAGTTCGCGATGGGTTCCTCCGGCGAGAACTCCGGCTTCTTCCCGACGCGCAATCCGTGGGATCTGGAGCGCGTGCCGGGCGGTTCCTCTTCCGGCTCCGCAGCGGCGGTGGCGGCGGGACAAGTGCTCTTTGCGCTCGGTTCCGATACGGGCGGCTCGATCCGCCAGCCTGCCGCCTACACCGGGACGGTCGGGCTTAAGCCGACTTATGGCCTTGTGTCTCGCTTTGGTCTGGTCGCGTTTGCTTCCTCGCTCGATCAGATCGGCCCGTTCACCCGTACCGTGGAAGACAGCGCCATCGTGCTGCAGGCGATCGCCGGGCACGATCCGCTCGATTCCACCTCGGCGAACGTGGAGCTTCCGAGCTATCTGGAAGCGTTGACCGGAGACATCAAAGGCCTGCGCATCGGGCTGCCCAAGGAGTATTTCGAAGCGGGGCTCGACCCGGCCGTGCGCGGGCAGATCGAGCGGGCGATAGAGACGCTGGAAGGGCTCGGCGCGACGTTTGGCGAGGTCACGCTGCCGCACACGAAATACGCGGTGGCGACCTACTACCTGCTCGCCCCGGCCGAAGCGTCGTCCAACCTGGCGCGTTTTGACGGCGTGCGCTACGGCGTGCGGGCCGAAGCGGACAACCTGATCGAGATGTACAAGAAGACGCGCGGCGAAGGGTTTGGCGACGAAGTGAAGCGCCGGATCATGCTCGGCACGTACGCGCTGTCGTCCGGCTATTACGATGCCTATTACCTGCGCGCGCAGAAAGTGCGGACGCTGATCAAGCAGGATTTTGACAGCGCTTTTGCCGATTTTGACCTGATCCTGTCCCCGACCGCGCCGACGACGGCGTTCAAGTTCGGGGAGAACGTGGATGATCCGCTGACGATGTACTTGAACGACATCTACACCATCCCGGTCAACCTCGCAGGCATTCCGGCGATCTCCGTGCCGTGTGGCTTGGCGAACGGACTGCCGGTCGGCCTGCAATTGATCGGGAAGGCGTTTGACGAATCGACATTGCTGCGCGCCGCGCACGCCTTTGAACAGGCGGCAGGATTCACGGCGCGGCCGGCGCTGTAA
- the cobA gene encoding uroporphyrinogen-III C-methyltransferase translates to MAGIVYLVGAGPGDPKLITVRGVECIQQADVIAYDRLANPVLLDYAKAGAELIYVGKLPDRHSLPQEEINALLIAKAQEGKVVTRLKGGDPFVFGRGGEEALELKKHGIPYEVVPGITAGIAAPAYAGIPVTQRYVSSSFAVVAGHECPIKEQSSIRWDKIATAVDTLAFYLGVKNLPLICEQLITHGRDPKTPVAIIHWGTMAEQKTVVGNLETIVEIARQEQISNPSIILVGDVVNLREEIKWFE, encoded by the coding sequence ATGGCTGGAATTGTCTATTTGGTAGGTGCGGGTCCGGGGGACCCCAAGCTGATCACGGTGCGAGGGGTGGAATGCATTCAGCAGGCGGACGTGATCGCCTATGACCGCCTCGCCAATCCGGTGCTGCTCGACTATGCCAAGGCGGGCGCTGAACTGATCTATGTCGGCAAGCTGCCGGACCGCCATTCCCTGCCGCAGGAGGAGATCAACGCACTGCTCATCGCCAAGGCGCAGGAAGGCAAAGTGGTGACGCGCCTGAAAGGCGGCGATCCGTTCGTCTTCGGCCGCGGGGGGGAAGAGGCGCTGGAACTGAAGAAGCACGGCATCCCCTATGAGGTCGTGCCCGGCATCACCGCCGGCATCGCCGCGCCGGCCTACGCGGGCATCCCGGTCACGCAGCGCTACGTGTCGTCCTCTTTTGCGGTCGTCGCGGGCCATGAGTGCCCGATCAAAGAGCAGTCCAGCATCCGCTGGGACAAAATCGCCACCGCTGTCGACACCCTTGCATTTTATCTTGGCGTCAAAAACCTCCCTTTAATCTGCGAGCAGCTGATCACGCACGGACGCGACCCGAAAACGCCGGTCGCCATCATCCACTGGGGCACGATGGCCGAGCAGAAAACGGTCGTCGGCAACTTGGAAACGATTGTGGAGATCGCCCGCCAGGAGCAGATTTCCAACCCGTCGATCATCCTGGTCGGCGATGTGGTGAATTTGCGGGAAGAGATCAAGTGGTTTGAATAA
- the gatB gene encoding Asp-tRNA(Asn)/Glu-tRNA(Gln) amidotransferase subunit GatB, which translates to MTATQSQSQYETIIGLEIHVEMSTNSKIFCGCSTEFGAPPNSNVCPICLGHPGVLPVLNREALNKAMKAALALNCRINTESKFDRKNYFYPDSPKAYQISQYDKPIGEHGWLEIEVGGETKQIRINRVHLEEDAGKLTHAEDGSSTLIDFNRVGVPLIEIVSEADIRTPEEAKAYLEKIKAIMQYCDISDCKMEEGSLRCDANISLRPWGQAEFGTKRELKNMNSFSNVQKALEYEQAAQAELIGQGIEILQSTLRWDDAAKKTITMRTKEDAHDYRYFPEPDLVQLAIDDAWIESIRATIPELPTEKKARYIAELSLPSYDADVLTASKPVADFFEATVAGGADPKAVSNWIMGDFLRYLNQHGLEITEAKVRPAQLGAMIHMIGTGKISLKIAKDVLKDMLETGRDPEQIVEEKGLVQISDEGALGGIIEEVLANNPQSVEDYKAGKERALGALVGQVMKATKGQANPGLVNKLILERINA; encoded by the coding sequence ATGACCGCGACCCAGTCACAGTCTCAGTACGAAACGATCATCGGTCTGGAAATCCACGTCGAGATGAGCACGAATTCGAAGATCTTCTGCGGCTGCTCGACCGAATTCGGCGCGCCTCCGAACAGCAACGTCTGCCCGATCTGCCTCGGCCACCCGGGCGTATTGCCGGTGCTGAACCGTGAAGCGTTGAACAAAGCGATGAAGGCGGCCTTGGCGCTGAACTGCCGGATCAACACCGAGAGCAAATTTGACCGCAAGAACTACTTTTACCCCGACTCGCCGAAAGCGTATCAGATCTCGCAGTACGACAAACCGATCGGCGAGCACGGCTGGCTGGAGATCGAAGTGGGCGGCGAAACGAAGCAGATCCGCATCAACCGCGTGCATCTGGAGGAAGATGCGGGCAAGCTGACCCACGCCGAAGACGGCTCGTCCACCCTGATCGACTTCAACCGTGTCGGCGTGCCGTTGATCGAGATCGTCTCCGAGGCGGACATTCGCACACCGGAAGAAGCGAAAGCCTATCTGGAGAAGATCAAAGCGATCATGCAGTACTGCGACATCTCCGACTGCAAGATGGAAGAGGGGTCGTTGCGCTGCGACGCCAACATCTCGCTGCGCCCGTGGGGGCAAGCGGAGTTCGGCACCAAGCGCGAGTTGAAAAACATGAACTCCTTCTCCAACGTGCAGAAAGCGCTCGAATATGAACAGGCCGCCCAAGCGGAGCTGATCGGGCAGGGCATCGAGATCCTGCAGAGCACCTTGCGCTGGGACGATGCAGCGAAGAAGACGATCACCATGCGCACCAAAGAAGATGCGCATGACTACCGCTACTTCCCGGAGCCGGACCTCGTGCAGCTCGCGATCGACGACGCGTGGATCGAAAGCATCCGCGCTACGATCCCCGAGCTGCCGACCGAGAAGAAGGCCCGCTACATTGCCGAGCTCAGCCTGCCGTCCTACGATGCGGACGTGCTGACCGCGTCGAAGCCGGTCGCCGACTTTTTTGAAGCGACCGTGGCGGGCGGGGCCGATCCGAAGGCGGTCTCGAACTGGATCATGGGCGACTTCCTGCGCTACCTCAACCAGCACGGCTTGGAGATCACCGAGGCGAAAGTGCGGCCGGCACAGCTCGGCGCGATGATCCACATGATCGGCACAGGCAAGATTTCCCTCAAGATCGCCAAAGATGTCTTGAAAGACATGTTGGAGACGGGTCGCGACCCGGAGCAGATCGTTGAGGAAAAAGGCCTCGTGCAGATCTCCGACGAAGGAGCGCTGGGCGGGATCATCGAGGAAGTTCTTGCTAACAATCCGCAATCTGTGGAAGACTATAAAGCGGGGAAAGAGCGCGCCCTCGGCGCCTTGGTCGGCCAGGTGATGAAAGCGACCAAAGGCCAGGCCAACCCGGGGCTCGTGAACAAACTCATTTTGGAGCGCATCAATGCGTAG